One window of Camelina sativa cultivar DH55 chromosome 4, Cs, whole genome shotgun sequence genomic DNA carries:
- the LOC104780064 gene encoding probable inactive serine/threonine-protein kinase fnkC → MFEKGLIKKEENMFQEEKRKTNYGAIFLVCFFCCFFAFQFMKVVTTKPSTTTTTTSSISVINNSPVTSGKLYDRRELWRVSPPSTYCLKIESFTKLATSPNAEKYESRPFQSGGYNWTFIVYPKGNVKDGAPAGYVSMYVQIDNSTLLNSPKEVYAEVKFFIYNRKQDKYFTYQETDAKRFFLFNPSWGYGNVRPYVDVANPAAGWLFDGDSVVFGVDVFVTEVFDKWEVFSFTNNLHNRLLEWTIPNFYSLRKYLYVSDFFIIGERSWALTVYPSGDGEGQGNSLSLYVYAVGVKRYEKIYLKAKLRIIDQKDSKDVEKKVESWSDQENSWGFQKFVPFADLKNTSKGLLVNDTLKIEVEFEEFSNTNYFPSYGLPCATD, encoded by the exons ATGTTTGAGAagggtttgataaaaaaagaagaaaacatgtttcaagaggagaagagaaaaacaaactatGGAGCAATATTCttggtttgcttcttttgttgtttctttgcgTTCCAATTCATGAAAGTTGTAACAACAAaaccttcaacaacaacaacaacaacatcatccaTTTCCGTTATCAATAATAGCCCAGTTACCTCCGGTAAACTCTATGACAGGAGAGAATTGTGGAGAGTTAGTCCACCGTCTACGTATTGTCTCAAAATCGAATCTTTCACAAAACTCGCCACTTCTCCAAATGCCGAGAAGTATGAATCTCGTCCTTTTCAATCCGGTGGATACAACTG GACATTTATTGTCTATCCTAAAGGAAACGTTAAGGATGGTGCTCCAGCTGGTTATGTTTCGATGTACGTCCAAATAGACAATTCAACACTCCTTAACTCTCCCAAAGAAGTTTACGCAGAAGTCAAATTCTTCATTTATAACCGAAAACAGGACAAGTACTTCACATATCAAG AGACGGATGCAAAGCGCTTTTTTCTATTCAACCCATCTTGGGGATACGGTAATGTTAGACCCTACGTTGACGTGGCCAATCCCGCTGCTGGTTGGCTTTTTGACGGTGACAGTGTTGTATTCGGTGTCGACGTATTTGTCACTGAAGTTTTTGACAAATGGGAAGTGTTCTCCTTCACTAACAATTTGCATAACCGCCTTCTTGAATGGACGATACCTAACTTCTACTCACTAAGGAAATATCTCTATGTATCTGACTTTTTCATTATCGGAGAAAGAAGCTG GGCTTTGACAGTGTATCCAAGTGGCGATGGGGAAGGACAGGGTAACTCATTGTCGTTATATGTTTATGCGGTTGGTGTTAAGCGGTATGAAAAGATTTACCTAAAAGCTAAGCTACGAATTATAGATCAGAAAGATTCAAAAGATGTGGAGAAGAAAG TTGAAAGCTGGTCGGATCAAGAAAACAGTTGGGGATTCCAGAAGTTTGTACCGTTTGCTGATCTTAAGAATACTTCTAAAGGTCTTCTAGTGAATGATACATTGAAGATAGAGGTTGAATTTGAAGAGTTCTCTAACACCAACTACTTCCCAAGTTATGGTCTGCCTTGTGCAACCGATTAG